Below is a genomic region from Dethiosulfovibrio peptidovorans.
TCCTCCGTCATAACACCGGCACCGGATTCACCGGCAATGCCGACCCCGATAGCGGATCCCGCACCGGCAAAACCGGCGGCCAGAGCAGCACCAAAAATTGTGAGCATAACACCGAGATGTTCCATAGAACAGGACACTCCTCTCCTTGGTATCGTACCGAAGGGGGTCGAAAAGATGACCACCGCCGGAATAAAACTTGCTGAAAAACTCCACATATTGGAGACGAAGCGAGTGAACGAAGGCCCCCAGGACGTTGACCGCCACGCTGAACAGATGCCCACCGAGGAAGATAATCACGGCGATAAGCCAGCCAACATAGGGGATCCCTGCCGACAGCCCCGCCAGCATGTTGATAATCATCGCGATGGCGGATGTCGCGAGCCCCAAGGCCAAAAGACGGCTGTAGCTCAGGACGTCGCCCAGATAGGATGTGACGTTGTACAGACTGAGGATCCCAGAGATAGCCTTTTGGACGATTCCGGGCTTGTCTCGTCCCTGAGTCACGACCAGCGTCACAGCGCCAACGACGGTCACCAGACATGCAAATCCCGCCATGGACGAAACCTTGGACGCCACCCCAAACAGGAGCAGCCCCGTGAGGAAGACCATCCAGCCAAGCTGGTCGGCAAACGCTCCCATGTAGTCCCCTTTTCTGAGACAGTCCTTCATGGCCACGGCCATACCGAAGAAGATCTGAATCACCCCGAAGACCAAAGAGATGGCCAAAAAGGCCATGGGGTCGTTCATCGGGACCAACAGGATGGGAACGTCTTTGACGGGTTTCAGAAAGCGCAGGAAAGGTACCACGTCAATCATATCGCCCAACCAACTTCCGGTCAGGGCGCCCACTAACGTTGCAGCGATACCTGAGAGAACAAAGAGGCTAAAAAACTGTTTTGTTCCGGCAGGCATTCTCTTGTATTTTTTCAGGAACATGAGGAAGAAACCCACCATGATAAGCCCGTACCCACCATCTCCCAGACACATCCCGAAGAAGACGAAGAAGAACGGGGCCAGAAGCGGCGTCGGATCAATGCCACCATACTTTGGTGCACCGTACAGCTTGGTCAGAGTCTCGAAAGGCAGTGACCATTCTTTATTGTCAAGGCAGGAGGGAGGATTCTCGTCTTCCTCGGGGTCGCTGAAGCAAAGCTCGGTCATCTCCCCCAGAGGCGTCAAAGCGTCCACCAGAGACTCCTGAGCATCCTCGGGCACCCAGGCCCGAATCAGGACGAGCTCGTCAGTTTTTTCACCGCTCTCCATGGCCCTGGCCCTATCGGCCAGGATCGACCAATAATCACTGAGCCTACGAACCGTGGGCACAAGTTTGGCAGCCTCCTCGGCCATAGCCTCATCCAGTTTTTGGGCCTGAGCAAAAAGAGCGACTTTTCGCGCCTCCA
It encodes:
- a CDS encoding ATPase; translation: MGVASVKKLDLYAHNSVAETALAMVQKLGCCEVITPEGDDEPQGASSSLVDLDEKLSEARYLLRILEPLYIDTVSAIDRSFGERPELCLENLKRLAGSFDVKARAGDLRELERTVVEVRSEIAQIDGYTSLLSDLEGMPYPMGLLASGTEQVFGVLGTLPVDMIDRWRQALRDSFGDHVEVYVAPVGAKAKETWTAIVGLREHETKVLELAGTVGFAKVEVAKDLALSAPEEIQRLEARKVALFAQAQKLDEAMAEEAAKLVPTVRRLSDYWSILADRARAMESGEKTDELVLIRAWVPEDAQESLVDALTPLGEMTELCFSDPEEDENPPSCLDNKEWSLPFETLTKLYGAPKYGGIDPTPLLAPFFFVFFGMCLGDGGYGLIMVGFFLMFLKKYKRMPAGTKQFFSLFVLSGIAATLVGALTGSWLGDMIDVVPFLRFLKPVKDVPILLVPMNDPMAFLAISLVFGVIQIFFGMAVAMKDCLRKGDYMGAFADQLGWMVFLTGLLLFGVASKVSSMAGFACLVTVVGAVTLVVTQGRDKPGIVQKAISGILSLYNVTSYLGDVLSYSRLLALGLATSAIAMIINMLAGLSAGIPYVGWLIAVIIFLGGHLFSVAVNVLGAFVHSLRLQYVEFFSKFYSGGGHLFDPLRYDTKERSVLFYGTSRCYAHNFWCCSGRRFCRCGIRYRGRHCR